In Triticum urartu cultivar G1812 chromosome 6, Tu2.1, whole genome shotgun sequence, the following proteins share a genomic window:
- the LOC125516160 gene encoding hydroxycinnamoyltransferase-like, with amino-acid sequence MAGEEEVQVVESCFVTPATDTPRKALRLSPLDLLMLANRGYTPLVHFYRRRCSVDDFFDVARLKTALGKALVPFYPMAGRLRADADGRLEIDCNGEGMPFLVAHCHLTVDDFSEFKPSPRLRGLFVPHTDDSEDIVCSTQVTFLKCGGVALGTAVHHGAMDGTAAFHFFQTWSAFSREGDWAVVKTPYHDRNLLFARNPPFVHPDTLSLFCLKVNMSQLSGPVVNEVFTLGKGQVSTLKRICGGDMSTFSVVSAHMWQCMCLARRLPPNCTTRLVFPANVRRSMTPPLPDGYFGNAITYVSVANEARGIASGDLAYIVRRIRDSLSRVDDELVHSAVDYLELAKTDNRPATGSLPATDMRVVSWLGMPVYDVDFSWGKPLAMLRAESNRGGYVHLIDSAHGDGSIRLVMCIEASILKEFKRLLYAKFESMVYSKF; translated from the exons ATGGCCGGTGAGGAGGAAGTGCAGGTGGTAGAGTCCTGCTTTGTAACACCGGCCACGGACACGCCGCGAAAAGCACTGCGGCTGTCACCACTCGACCTCCTCATGCTAGCCAACAGAGGCTACACCCCACTCGTCCACTTCTATCGCCGCCGATGTTCCGTCGACGACTTCTTCGACGTGGCTAGGTTGAAGACAGCACTGGGCAAGGCCCTCGTGCCCTTCTACCCCATGGCCGGCCGCCTCAGGGCCGACGCCGACGGCAGGTTAGAGATTGACTGCAACGGCGAGGGCATGCCCTTCCTCGTGGCTCACTGTCACCTCACCGTTGATGACTTTAGCGAGTTCAAGCCATCACCAAGGTTAAGGGGGTTGTTTGTTCCCCACACCGACGACTCAGAGGACATCGTGTGCAGCACTCAG GTGACATTCTTGAAGTGTGGTGGGGTGGCCTTAGGGACGGCAGTGCACCATGGCGCTATGGATGGCACTGCCGCGTTCCACTTCTTCCAGACATGGTCTGCTTTCTCCAGGGAGGGCGACTGGGCTGTGGTGAAGACCCCCTACCACGACCGCAACCTCTTGTTTGCGCGCAACCCACCCTTTGTTCATCCCGACACCCTCTCCCTTTTTTGCCTCAAGGTAAACATGTCGCAGCTGTCGGGGCCAGTTGTGAACGAGGTTTTCACCCTTGGCAAGGGCCAAGTTTCCACTCTCAAGCGCATCTGCGGTGGCGACATGAGCACCTTTAGTGTCGTGAGTGCCCACATGTGGCAGTGCATGTGTTTAGCCCGGCGGCTACCGCCGAACTGCACGACGCGCCTCGTGTTCCCGGCCAATGTTCGGCGCAGTATGACGCCGCCTCTTCCGGACGGCTACTTCGGCAACGCGATAACATACGTAAGTGTTGCCAACGAAGCACGGGGCATCGCCTCAGGTGACCTGGCCTACATAGTGCGCCGGATTAGAGACAGCCTCAGCCGGGTGGACGATGAGCTAGTGCATTCTGCAGTCGACTACCTCGAGCTAGCAAAGACGGACAACCGCCCTGCTACAGGCAGTTTGCCAGCGACAGATATGAGAGTGGTTAGTTGGCTTGGCATGCCGGTGTATGATGTGGATTTCAGTTGGGGAAAGCCATTGGCTATGTTGCGTGCTGAATCAAACCGCGGAGGCTATGTGCACCTGATTGACAGCGCGCATGGGGATGGCAGCATACGCCTAGTCATGTGTATAGAGGCTTCAATTCTCAAGGAGTTCAAGCGTTTGTTGTATGCCAAGTTTGAGAGCATGGTGTATTCCAAGTTCTAG